Part of the Triplophysa rosa linkage group LG21, Trosa_1v2, whole genome shotgun sequence genome is shown below.
aaaaagcaaaaactaatttatttgaaaaaagttCATGGCATGTTAAAtatccgttcctgaaaatcatagtgATGCGCAGACTTCAGATtaccataacttttgttacatagaAGGTAggaaaaaactgatttggaaaagGCCAGCTTTTATATGGTATCAAAACCTGTAATATGTAAAATTTCAACATGTAATGGGTTTTCCTAGATTGCATCACATTTAGCATTGTAGGAGGAGCGCTGCCCTGGTGGTGACAGTTACCTGTGTGGTATCTCCTCATCCGCATACAGGACATTGATAGAATAAGGTCCCTCACGAGTGGGAACATAAGTGACTTAGTGAGTCTGGTCACCATTATCCACCACCTCAGCAGGCTCCACAACACCTACATAACAGTAAAATTTTAAATTCCCTTAAAAACTCAAAAGAAGCACTTCCGCACATCTTTTAGACTGCACGCTTACCTTTGGGTCCCTGCACTCTGACCTGCAAGGGAGCAACTCCTGCTTTGCTTGCATCCACAGTAAAGACCTGTGGGATATTGGCACGCACGTTGTTTCCAAGCCCCTGACCGAGGCATTTTACTTTAGTCGCATCGACTGTATCGTGAACAGGAACAGAGAATGGGCTTCCTGTGGAAACACACAACAGCACATGACCAAACCATCCAAGCAACCCACAAACTTTTAGCATGATTTGTGGAAACACTGACCAGTGATTGGTTGACCTCCATAGGTGACATTGAGGTTGTATGTGCCTGGCTCATATGGTATGTACTCAACACAACAGCTGCCATCTTTGTTGTCAGTGCAGGACATTTTTGCTTCAGAAGGTCCCTCCATAGCCAGCCCAAGTCCACCTGTACCTGCCCCACTGCACAAAAAAACACGGACATCAGAGATACTGCATCCACTACCACTTGATTCTTTAGATTGTGATCTGACACGGAGTATTTTGATCCTCACCGAGTCTCCACGGTAAACTTGTTGGGTTTGTTAGTGATGCCGGACTGAAGTCCTGGACCGTGTACACGTACACGTGCTGGGTCACAACCCTCGGTCACAGGCACACGAAATGGGCTCTTGGGAACTGGGCTGCCATCGTAGGAGACCTCAACGCTGTGCATGCCTGGTCACACATTAGCACCATCAAAATatagtaaacattttaaaacgaaAAGGTGAATGGTGCTTGCAAAACTCTCACCCTCTTCATAAGGAGTGTACTCCACTTTGTAGGTGCCATCTCCAAGATCATTGATTAGAGCTTCAGTGCGGTTGCCTGATGGGTTGTTGATGCTAGTCTTGATGTGATTGCCTCCAGATTTGGTTAGAGCACGAGCATCCACTGTGAAATCTGTCGTAGCCTCCCGGAAAACTCCTACAGGCAAGTAACGCCAAATAAAGCAAAGATGCAAGGTATTGTAGGTGCATTACAATCCCAGAAAACAAGTCACACTACCTTTGCCTTCCACTCCAGGTCCAAAGACTTTCACACCACTGGTTTCCACAGCAGGCTCCACATTGAGCCTGGCTGGGAAGTTTGGCACATCTTGATCGCCATAGCGGATGGTGAGAGTATAGGCTCCAGGGTAGAGAGGGATGTAGGTGATGGTGTATGTCCCATCTCCATTGTCCTGAATATGGACCTCTGCCTCGGTCCCATTGTCCGAGATGATCTCGATAGTCAATTCAGCAGGACCGGCATTCGTGCAGTCAACCACAAACTTCCCTGTCTCGCCAACCTTGGCACGCTCTAGACCTGGTCCAGAACATCTCACCTACACATGAGAAGAGCCATGGGGATATGAGTGAAAGAATACAGTTGTTCTACTTCTGAAGCCAATCGTCTGGAGCCTGGTTAACACCCAACAATTTGAGCAATATTAACTACAGTTTATAGAATAATTGCTCCAATTTAGGAGTTTTTCCTGACGCCTTTCTGCAGTCTTGTCAAAGaattaaatattattgtaaGTTTAACTAAGCAAACCATCTCACCTTAGATAGGTCAGTGGGTGCAATGGCTTCCACAGAGAATGGACTGCCAGGTATAGGAGCTCCATCGTAAGTTAGTTCAACCTCATAGGGTCCTTTATCTCTCGGTATGAAACGGACCTGGCTGGTCTCCGGGCTCAGGCCTGGCTCAACTTTACAAGGCACAGATTTACCAGACGGACCAGTGACCTTTGCGGCAACCTTGCCCTGACCACCCGCACCTTTGGACTTGACGGTGATCTCTTGATCTTTTCCAACTGTCATTTCTAAACAAGAAAGCAGAGAAGTGGATATCTCAATAGAGGTGACCAGAACACGTGAAACTTGCCTGTCAAGTTCAATTAGTCACAAAATGGAAAAGGAGTGAGATGACTTACTGTCTCCAAGACCAGCCACTTTAACTTTACTGAGGTCCAGAGAGGGAGCAACAGATACAGCAAACGGGCTCTTAGGAATGGGATCACCACCATAGGTGACATTCAACCCCATattaccctaaaatgaaaaaaattctttgttctcATGGGAAaatttgtaatattaaaaaaaggaCAATGTTCTGTTTTCAAGCATTCTCACACAAGGACATAATTCAGAATACTCACCTGTTGGACAGGTGTGTATTTAACAGTGTGGGTGCCATCATGATTGTTGATAATCTCAAAGTCCCGGACCACCTCTCCCTTGCTGGGTCCGGTGAACTGAGCATCAAGCTTGGCTTTGCCCGCTGCCTTTGTGTTCACAGTGAAGTGAGTGGGTTTGTTCAGCTCAACACCTTCCATGAAAATATCAGAGAATTACATTGTGTATTTAGAGGAACACATCCCCaaatcatgtgtttgtaaatgaaACACGGTAGATTGGTGTTTCTCAACCTTGGTCTTATTTACAACTGAAACTATAGCGGTACGTCTCCACCATCCCATCATAGGCgccaaatgaaaaaaattgaCACTGAAATTAATTTAGcattattaaaatgcttattaacATGATTACATAACCCTGCACATACCAGAACGGTTGAGCCCAGGTCCCTCCACTTTAACCTTGCTGGCATCATGAGAGGGATCAACCTTGATTCTGATGGGTGTCATGGGAATGGTCTACAAAACAGGAGAGTTTGAACAAATGGAACCATGCTGGACaatacattcatttaaacacGCATCTAATTCCTGTTACCTGATCAGCAAACAGCACCATGATGGTGTAGCTGCCTGCTCCAGGGGGCATATATTTAACCGTGAACGTGTCATTGTCATTTCTAATGATGTCAAAATCGATGTCGGCTTCAGCAGGTCCCACCACTCCTGGAGCACATTTAATGCCTATGCTGATGTCTCCTAGAAGGGAAAAGTTTGCAAAAAAGACTAAGTCTGTGAGTCTGAATATTTTCAGCAATATAGTTCAAGATGCTATATTTTAAGTATGACTAAAAGGCTCTCAAGGCTGTGTTGTGTACAAAGATGTCAGTGTaagatatttacattatttaaataaaaaagaaacggcagaaaaaatgcaaaaacacgTTCTTTGTGAAGCAGTCCATAAAGCTCTTACCCTGTCCGGCCTCAACACAATCCACAGTAAAGTATGTGGGCTCAAATGCCTTCAGGCCCGTCTTGGCCACTCCAGGTCCTGATACTTTCACCTTGTTGGGATGGCATCCTGCTCCGATATTCATCTACACAAACAGAGACAACAACATAATTTAGAATTTGCATAAAAATTCTTACAAAGAGTGAATCTGAATTTCTACTGACCCTGAACGGGCTCTCTGGGATATTGACTCCACCCCATGACACCATCACAGTGTGTTTGAGTGGCTTGCGAGGGGTGTAGCTGCAGCTGTACGTCCCATTACTATTATCTTTCACCTGCACGTCCACTGGGTTTCCATCACGGTCCTGAAAAGGCAAGAGATTGTTAGTTTGGACCTTCAATTTGGAAATAAATTCATGAGTCATAGATTCAGAGAGGAGTCACACCTGAGCTTGAATCTTCAGTGGAGCTATGCCACCTAGTTTAGCATCCACGGTGAACTCAGCAGGTTTACCAACGGAAAGGCCACTGGCCTGCAGACCTGGACCATAAGCCTTCACCTGAATTACAAATGGGGGACATATGAATCACAACACCACTAATATGAACAACCTACACTGTTTTAGATCTGTACATATGACGTAGTGACTGTACCAGAATGTAGCTATTCGACATCAGCTACTAAGAGTAAGATCTGTTACCTTGTCAGGGAAGAAATCTTTTCCTGGAGCTGGCACGATCTCAGCCATGAACGGGCTGAGCTGGATGTCCTCGTTCTTACAGAGCACATGCACTGCATATTCGCCTGGTTCTGTGGGCCAGTACCGCACATCGCAGGAGCCATCTCCCTTATCGTCACATTCAATCTTTGCCGGGGATGGGCCCTCCACTGAGAAACCTGATTGAACAATGTTCAAAATCAGGAgttaaaatcaacacaaaaggATATTTGATGCAACAATGCAGTACATTCTACCGAAATGGCAATAAGCCAAAAATAGAACAAACTTACCCAAAGTGCCCACATCATCTCCAACAGCTTCTACCACAAAGTCAGCAGACTTGCCCACTACACCACTCTCCAGTCCAGGACCCCATGCCCTCACCTGCTGTGGACCTGCTTCAGTACCAAGCTTCACCTCAAAcggactaaaaataaaaaataaatctcttTGCACTTGTTTTGCAGGACCTTAAGCAGATTAACACCATCTCTTATGCATAagaaaactttttattttattttattattattatacatttatttattatttattataaagggtGGTCTTACCTGCGTGGGATGTGCTGTCCACCCCATGTGATTGTAATGATGTAATTTCCAGGTGTGGTGGGGTAATACTCAAAGCTGTACACTCCATCACCAAGATCCTTTTTCTTACAGGGCTCCTCAAGGCCCTCTGTGTAACAAACACAATTGTTGAGTTAACAGTTTATAAAAAGGGTACCTTGGCACaacatacaataaaacacaaggcAAAGTAAAGGAGGTAATAACACTGTGGTGGGCCATTCACTTACTCTGTCCTTTGATGGTCACTTTCAGGTCTCCAGTTCCAGCCCCTTTGGTGTAAACCTTGAACTCTGCAGTCTCCTTGATTCTCAAACCTTTAGGCTGGAGACCACGGCCCTTCGCTCTACACAGGCTTGGATTACAGGCTGGCGAGAACCAATAATATGTTATTACAAACTAACAAATGCAAATTGTActattacaaacaaaaacaacatttacattattGCGCTTACAATACAGGTCTAAGTGCAAAGGCATTCAGAAGGTTGAAGGAAGATTATTTTGTGTGGTATTTCACACACTATTGATAAGACTTGAGTTGTGTTAAAACCATGGATGGATACTGTATGTCTGCTCTTTAAAAGTCAGACAAGGAAACACTTAACATGTTGAGAAAGAGATAAAAGTATTGCCAAGTCTTGAGCCAAACAGCCTTACAAGAGGAAGTGCATGTGCAAGAATTATTGTACATTGCTGTACAGTATTGGTGGAAAGGGTCTGACAATAAAACGCTATTGTTAATATTCGGTTTAACTTCACCGAGTCACTGGAATTTTGCTTGGTTTCCTATGCCATGGATAACATTCCCTACACAGTCTATATCTCTTGAGAAAGCAACGTCTATTAGCACTTATATGGGCAGTTTAAAATGTCCATGTCTGTATAAACACTGAGCCaagatgatgtcattcagtTATAATTCAATAAACCCTTATACGGGGCAGAGAAGCATGAAAACAAAAGGACATAGACAGTAAAGCAGCTGGTCGGGTACCCAACACAAATCCAAggaaacaggaaatgacatcgAAAGCCAAAAGGAGGCAGCTCCAAAGAGGGAAGGAGAGATACCAGTGGATGTAGACGACAGCCATCCTTCAAAAGAGAGACAACTGCCAGTAAAGAAAAACAGTTGAGGAAAAGCAAGCAGGAAAAGCATTGTAGAAAAAACAAGTAGCAAGGacagataaaaaaacaaacgcTTATCTGATGTCATACAGTGTATTCATACAGAATTACTGTAAATGGCCTTTCCATGTCTCAAACTCTGTGTATAACCTCCTTACCTACTTCCTTTTCCTGCCTATCACACTTAAAGTCCTCTTACCCTCTCCTACTTGAACCGTGTAAGGGCTCTTTGAGATCTGTCCTCCAGCAAAGGTGATGTAGATGATGTGCTGGCCCTCCTGGGTGGGCTTGTAGGTGCATCGGTAGCTGCTGTTGCCCTTATCCTCAACAGTGCATTCAACTGTGTCTTTCTTTTCACTGGGGTCAACAATGACCACCTCAACCTCTCCTACTCCTGCACCTAAGAGAGAAGGTGAGAATTGTTTGGGTAAGACTTTCCTACAGTACGTTTATTATGCTCAAGAACCCCACAGTTTGATTCTGGGTTTAACTTTGGGAGATATCTCAAGCAAAGTAAGTGAAATACTTCATATTACTATTTAAGGCAAGTACCAGCTGTGTAGACATcaaagtatgtggtcttgttgGCAATGTTGCCTGCAGGCTCAAGGCCTGGACCCTGGGCAGTGACCTTGCTGGAGTCTCCCTGAGCCATTCCCACATCAACTTCAAATGGGCTTTTGGAAATGTGTTGCCCTGCAAACAACACTGTTACCTAGGAGACCAGAAACGGGCAAGATGTCAGTCCCTTAAGTGGCCATCAAAAAGGAGAAAACgtcatctttttctttttaagaaaGGTTGAGGTACCTTGTGTTGTCCAGTGACTTTTGGTACATAGAATACTGAGTAGGTACGGTTCTTGTCATTATTGGCCGTGACTTTTGCCTCTTCGCGGTGGCCAGCGGGGTCCTCCACGTAAACCAGCACCTCACCCTGGCCAGCGCTGATGGTCTCCACAGTGAACACAGCTTTCTTCATCACAACATTACCTGTGGGCTCAATACCTGCATGCCACAAAACAAATACCCAGAAGAGTTTACTTTCACCATctcaattttaatttaaatgacaGACTGTAGTGACCAAAAGCAATGTCCAGGGGAATATTTGCTTAGCTGAGCTTCAGTTAATAATCCAAACATAACCAGTctcaattttaatttaaatgacagactgtatttcattcatttcatttatttatatagcacaaataaacacaactaAGGTTGACCACTGTGCTGTACAagggtgaaataaaaacattatgaagtaaaaataacataatacaaccataatacaaaatgaataactTACAACAGTTGttaagaataaaatataaagttataaTGAATTAAAAGCACAGATAAACAGATGAGATTTTAACTTGGATTTGAAATCATGGACAGATGACACAGTCACTGTAGTGACCAAAAGCAATGTCCAGGGGTATATTTGCTTAGCTGATCTTCAGTTAATAATCCAAACATAATGCAGCATGCATAAACAAATTTTATGCATCTTTGACTAAATATTGGGGGGGAAAAGAGCCAAGATGTTAGACATCAGTGTTGGCTACTATATTTCTATGCATTAAAAtgagttcccccaaaaatgaaaatctgtcatttactcgccctcgtgtcatatcaaacctttatgacttttttcaaaatctcatcttttgtgttctgcggaacatagaatgttggtaaccaaacagcaatgGCAccctttcacttgcattggttttgagtccatacaataCAAGCCATTGGGTGCCACAGtgcggttaccaactttctacaaaatatattttgcgtTCTGTGGAatactgacagaattttcatttttgggtgaactatcccttaaacacATCAAGCAACTGTTGGCAGTTTACCTGGTCCGTAGGCCCGGGCCTTTTTGGGGTTGAGTTTGGGCCTCAGGGGGGCACCAGGCTTTAGTTTGGCTTTGGGGAATTGAGACAGGTAAGTCATAACAGAATGCTCGTCCACATTGGGATCAACGATTTCTTCTGGGGTGATGACCTGGTGAAGAAACAATGCATGCGATTTTACAAAGGCTGTGACCATCAACATCAAGGAAGATATTGACACCCCATTGTAGACTGCCCAATTTCATAGTTCCAcatgtttagtttgatcactagatttaaagggatagttcacccaaaaatgaaaatgctgtcatcctttactcaccctcaggttatTCCAAAGCtgtttgttctgataaacaaaggaagatatttgaaagaatgtcagtaacaaacagatctcatcccccattgactcccatagcatttattttccctactgtgggagtcaataggggatgagatctgtttggttactgacattcgtccaatcatctttctctgtgttcagtagaacaaagatatgtatacaggtttggaacattttgagggtgagtaaatgaagacagagttttcatttttgggtgagccaCCCCTTTAACTCAACCAAACCATGTAACCGTTAAAATttcaaaaaagtacattttcattGCACAACATACAGTCTGCACACTTGAAGCTGCCTGGCAACGAGATGTTGAGTGGCAAACACATAGGAGGAAAGCTCTCTGTTTCATAGTGACTCGAACCCTGAGGACGGAAACACACTAACCACACACGCGACTGATGGCACGCAACATGCCTTGTCTGGCACACCATCAGAACACACAGTGATAAAGAAACCTCGTGGGTAGTTTCGGGTACATCGGTGGTGAAAACGGTAAAGCCATTTGACTCCTAGTTCCTTATTTGGTTTGTCTTTCAAAAACACAAGGAAATAAATGATGTATGCCGTTTCAGTAACGGGTGATGAGAGACCACATAAAATAGAAACTGTGCAGGTGTGATCAAGCTGAAGTAGCGCGACAGAGCGGAGTGACCCATTTTACTTGATCATTGTAGGTttcataaattgtttatttctgAGGTGTGATTTCCTGGTTTTTCCTCAAATTGGGGTCATGATGAAACCACAATAATCTACTGTTGTTATTGCATTGAATGAGAAACATGCTTATGTACCAGGTATGGGACCAGGAACATTCCATCTGTGATGCGTTTCATGACTGGTAGCTCAAAACCATTATTCATTACACAaggaaaaaacagaaaagattaaaatGAGTAAACTATAAAAGTACCTGAGGAACACCAAGCCAGTCATCAGCCTGCTGCATGGCCTCTCTGGCATTATCCACAGGCTTTGTCTGATCCCATGAATCCCAGTCAGGACACAGACCTGCAAGCCAAAACCCAAACGTTATCCCAGATTCACCATAGAGGGAGAAGAATTTCACAAAAGCCTTTAAGTTGCTCAAGTGTTAAATCCCACAGATCCATCGCTCACCTGGAGCACAACTGTCGACCAGAGCACCAAGAGCTTTCCCTGACTGCCAGTCCCGGCTGAAGTTGGTTATGGGCAGCTCGGGCAGCTTGTTCTGGATCCATCCGAGAAGCCTCTGCTTGGGTGTCTTATGCTTGCTTTCTTCCGTCTCCTCTTCCTCGTCCCACATGGGCATGGAGATGGAATAATGCAGGATAAGCGTCCATATCAGACCCAGGATCAGCTTCAGGTTTCCGTCGACTATGGCCTTACTGTCTGTAGCAGAGAGAAGACAGGACGGGGTTAAACAGAGAACGCTCAAAGAAGCATTGTGGCTAAGGGCAGGTAGAACACAATCTAATTTTGTTTCATCCACTCAATCAGTGGAGATGTTTGCAGTCCGAATAGCAAAATACAATATGAAATATGATCTTTACAAACTTAAAACTTACAAACTTTCCAAACCATATCCGTATCGAGCTTGAAATCAGATTTAAATTGGATTTTGGGAAATGCATTTGCTCTAACGGTCAGATCGATTTCACTTTTTAATCATTCAGGGAAACGATGACACTACAACATCATGTATTAAGCAGTGTCTAAATGTATTCATGCATGCACATGCAGCATCCACAACTATGAACTGTGCGACATAGCACATgcatgaatatactgtataaatgacAGCTTACAATTCCTTAGACCGCGTCGAGATGTCATGAATAGACAAATCTTTGTGGAACATTTCCAGTTTCCTTCCATAATGACTTGCATACATGTCATAACTACAATTACAAATGAACACTGTATATATGTTTTACAATCTGAATGAATGGATCAGATGTGGCAGTCAACCCTACAGttcaaaactgaaaaacaccaCACAGGTCATGATCAAAGCTTCATGATTTAgtgaaaaaaatcttaaaaacgaGAGCCCTAATGTGTTCTTTATCATTTGCTCATTTCACAAGATGGTGGATCATGTTGCAATACTGAAAGTGGTCTGCAATATCTGGAAAGCTTGCAACAGCAATAAATAtctaaaatgcacaatcctatAGCTGGCACGACATCAGATTCTGAATTAAGATATTAATAAGCATCAGTGTATTGAACAGTCTAATGTATTGGCAAGGTCCCATCTGAGGATTATTTCTGAACAAACCCCTTGTTTGCGGGAAGTCTAACAGCAGTGCCTATAAAAGACTAtcaaaaagaggaaaatatataaCCAGTCTCCTCCTACA
Proteins encoded:
- the flna gene encoding LOW QUALITY PROTEIN: filamin-A (The sequence of the model RefSeq protein was modified relative to this genomic sequence to represent the inferred CDS: substituted 1 base at 1 genomic stop codon); the protein is MSQHPRLSQSSAAAAPLSNASLAQDKDAEMPATEKDLAEDAPWKKIQQNTFTRWCNEHLKCVNKRMGNLQTDLSDGLRLIALLEVLSQKKMFRKYNQRPTFRQMQLENVSVALEFLDRENIKLVSIDSKAIVDGNLKLILGLIWTLILHYSISMPMWDEEEETEESKHKTPKQRLLGWIQNKLPELPITNFSRDWQSGKALGALVDSCAPGLCPDWDSWDQTKPVDNAREAMQQADDWLGVPQVITPEEIVDPNVDEHSVMTYLSQFPKAKLKPGAPLRPKLNPKKARAYGPGIEPTGNVVMKKAVFTVETISAGQGEVLVYVEDPAGHREEAKVTANNDKNRTYSVFYVPKVTGQHKVTVLFAGQHISKSPFEVDVGMAQGDSSKVTAQGPGLEPAGNIANKTTYFDVYTAGAGVGEVEVVIVDPSEKKDTVECTVEDKGNSSYRCTYKPTQEGQHIIYITFAGGQISKSPYTVQVGEACNPSLCRAKGRGLQPKGLRIKETAEFKVYTKGAGTGDLKVTIKGQKGLEEPCKKKDLGDGVYSFEYYPTTPGNYIITITWGGQHIPRSPFEVKLGTEAGPQQVRAWGPGLESGVVGKSADFVVEAVGDDVGTLGFSVEGPSPAKIECDDKGDGSCDVRYWPTEPGEYAVHVLCKNEDIQLSPFMAEIVPAPGKDFFPDKVKAYGPGLQASGLSVGKPAEFTVDAKLGGIAPLKIQAQDRDGNPVDVQVKDNSNGTYSCSYTPRKPLKHTVMVSWGGVNIPESPFRMNIGAGCHPNKVKVSGPGVAKTGLKAFEPTYFTVDCVEAGQGDISIGIKCAPGVVGPAEADIDFDIIRNDNDTFTVKYMPPGAGSYTIMVLFADQTIPMTPIRIKVDPSHDASKVKVEGPGLNRSGVELNKPTHFTVNTKAAGKAKLDAQFTGPSKGEVVRDFEIINNHDGTHTVKYTPVQQGNMGLNVTYGGDPIPKSPFAVSVAPSLDLSKVKVAGLGDKMTVGKDQEITVKSKGAGGQGKVAAKVTGPSGKSVPCKVEPGLSPETSQVRFIPRDKGPYEVELTYDGAPIPGSPFSVEAIAPTDLSKVRCSGPGLERAKVGETGKFVVDCTNAGPAELTIEIISDNGTEAEVHIQDNGDGTYTITYIPLYPGAYTLTIRYGDQDVPNFPARLNVEPAVETSGVKVFGPGVEGKGVFREATTDFTVDARALTKSGGNHIKTSINNPSGNRTEALINDLGDGTYKVEYTPYEEGMHSVEVSYDGSPVPKSPFRVPVTEGCDPARVRVHGPGLQSGITNKPNKFTVETRGAGTGGLGLAMEGPSEAKMSCTDNKDGSCCVEYIPYEPGTYNLNVTYGGQPITGSPFSVPVHDTVDATKVKCLGQGLGNNVRANIPQVFTVDASKAGVAPLQVRVQGPKGVVEPAEVVDNGDQTHXVTYVPTREGPYSINVLYADEEIPHSPYKVKVLPTHDASKVRASGPGLNTTGVPASLPVEFTIDAKDAGEGLLAVQITDPEGKPKKANIRDNQDGTYLVSYVPDMTGRYTILIKYGGDEIPYSPYRIRALPTGDASKCTVTVSIGGHGLGAGVGPTIQIGEQTVITVDAKAAGKGKVTCTVCTPDGAEVDVDVVENADGTFDIFYTAPQPGKYVICVRFGGEHIPNSPFQVTALEGDSPDQLMQQTQNRQYAYAPNMGQPWATDRAMGINGLDVAGLRPFDLVIPFTIQKGEITGDVKMPSGKVAKPDIIDNKDGTVTVKYAPTEAGLHEMDIKYDGIHIPGSPLQFYVDYVNSGHVTAYGPGLIHGMVNKPALFTVNTKDAGEGGLSLAIEGPSKADISCTDNQDGTCTVSYLPVLPGDYNIIVKYNDKHIPGSPFMAKITGDDSMRMSHLKVGSAADIPLDIGELDLSQLTASLTTPSGREEPCLLKMLRNGHVGISFVPKEIGEHLVNIKKNGRHIPSSPISVMINQSEIGDASRVRVTGQGLSEARTFEPAEFIIDTRDAGYGGLSLSIEGPSKVDINTEDQEDGTCKVTYCPTEPGNYIINIRFADQHVPGSAFTVKVTGEGRMKESITRRRRAASVANVGSQCDLSLKIPEISIADMTAQVTSPSGKVHKAEIMEGENNTYCIRFVPTEMGVHTVSVKYQGQHVPGSPFQFTVGPLGEGGSHKVRAGGPGLERAEAGVPAEFSIWTREAGAGGLSIAVEGPSKAEIAFEDRKDGSSGVSYIVQEPGDYEVSIRFNDEHIPDSPFVVPVASPSDDARRLTVASLQESGLKVNQPASFAVSLNGAKGVIDAKVHSPSGALEECCVTEIDEDKYAVRFIPRENGLYLIDVKFNGSHIPGSPFKIRVGETGQAGDPGMVSAYGAGLEGGTTGSPCEFTVNTSSAGPGALAVTIDGPSKVKMDCHECPEGYKVTYTPMAPGNYLISIKYGGPYHIVGSPFKAKITGSRLVNSHSMHETSSVLVDPVTRSVTTSQQAGPGWASSDASRVVAKGLGLNKGFIGQKNSFSVDCSKAGRNMLLVGVDGPKVPCEEILVKHLGNRLYNVSYQLKEKGEYILVVKWGDEHIPGSPYHITV